One window of Candidatus Baltobacteraceae bacterium genomic DNA carries:
- a CDS encoding 3-hydroxybutyryl-CoA dehydrogenase translates to MRIAILGAGQMGSGIAQVAAAAANDVTLVDRDEASVQRGYASIEKNLARGVEKGRLTPEQRGSILDRITTAHAINDMDVQIAIEAATERLDLKLELFRTLDRATPPEAILASNTSSISITTLGAATSRPANVIGMHFMNPVPVMALVEIIRGIATSQATYDFTEALSKDLGKTPVEVRDFPGFVSNRVLMPMINEAIYALFEGVGSVESIDTVMKLGMNHPMGPLQLADFIGLDTCLAIMEVLHDGFADSKYRPCPLLKQYVAAGWYGKKSGRGFYAYT, encoded by the coding sequence GTGCGGATTGCAATACTCGGTGCCGGGCAAATGGGCTCCGGCATCGCGCAGGTTGCTGCGGCCGCGGCGAACGATGTCACGCTCGTCGATCGCGACGAAGCGAGCGTTCAGCGCGGCTACGCTTCGATTGAGAAAAACCTCGCGCGCGGCGTTGAGAAGGGCCGCCTGACGCCCGAGCAGCGCGGTTCGATTCTCGACCGCATTACGACGGCGCACGCCATCAACGATATGGACGTCCAGATCGCGATCGAAGCGGCGACCGAACGGCTCGATCTCAAGCTCGAACTCTTCCGTACGCTCGATCGCGCGACGCCGCCCGAAGCGATTCTTGCCAGCAACACGTCGTCGATCTCGATCACCACGCTCGGTGCGGCGACGAGCCGCCCGGCAAACGTTATCGGCATGCATTTCATGAACCCCGTGCCGGTGATGGCCCTCGTCGAGATCATTCGCGGCATCGCGACCTCGCAAGCGACCTACGACTTCACGGAAGCGCTTTCGAAAGATCTCGGCAAGACGCCGGTCGAAGTGCGCGACTTTCCGGGCTTCGTTTCCAACCGCGTGCTGATGCCGATGATCAACGAAGCGATCTACGCGCTCTTCGAGGGCGTCGGTTCGGTTGAATCGATCGACACCGTGATGAAGCTCGGCATGAATCATCCGATGGGTCCGCTGCAACTCGCCGACTTTATCGGGCTCGACACGTGTCTAGCCATTATGGAAGTGCTTCACGACGGTTTCGCCGACTCGAAGTACCGCCCGTGCCCGCTGCTCAAGCAATACGTCGCAGCCGGCTGGTACGGCAAAAAATCCGGCCGCGGATTCTACGCGTACACCTAG